A genome region from Brassica oleracea var. oleracea cultivar TO1000 chromosome C2, BOL, whole genome shotgun sequence includes the following:
- the LOC106326168 gene encoding F-box/kelch-repeat protein At4g39550-like: MTSPDRKGKATTEQSSPLPSLPDDLLLTCFARVSTLHYPTLTLVSKRFQSLIASPELYRIRSTLGRTQSCLYVCFGSDHDPNPRWFTLCLKPDRNVTNGSSGNVLVPTSVPHSAPAHWSGLIGGPSNDIYNIGGPLEDAPSSSEPGNMWVDPMVDVLDRKIYVTRGCNPNTRTWDPEFSTPPVSTPPAFVSLVVRKKVYMFGSSGDSAYKPKDGQWERFWGWKPSLGWFSCCVVEKVLYRYRSGEFKWYDTKAGHWRKLKGLKGLPKFVSYGFQLVDYGGKLAVVWAELVPNGGDKKKVVWCAVITLERPNSGDEIWGEIEWCDVVCTVPKSYQLEYALDATL, translated from the coding sequence ATGACTTCCCCAGATAGGAAAGGTAAGGCGACGACAGAGCAATCCTCCCCACTTCCTTCGCTTCCAGATGATTTGCTGTTGACCTGCTTCGCACGCGTCTCCACATTGCACTACCCAACACTCACCCTCGTCTCCAAAAGATTTCAATCACTCATCGCCTCACCGGAGCTATACAGGATCCGATCCACATTAGGCCGCACCCAGAGTTGTCTCTATGTGTGCTTTGGGTCCGATCATGACCCTAACCCTCGCTGGTTCACTCTCTGCCTGAAACCTGACCGAAACGTGACTAACGGGTCAAGTGGGAATGTTTTGGTTCCTACCTCAGTTCCCCATTCTGCTCCAGCGCACTGGTCTGGTCTTATTGGAGGACCTTCCAATGATATCTACAACATTGGCGGCCCCCTTGAGGATGCTCCATCCTCAAGCGAGCCGGGAAACATGTGGGTGGACCCAATGGTCGATGTCCTTGATAGAAAGATATACGTAACAAGAGGCTGCAATCCAAACACTCGAACTTGGGACCCTGAGTTCTCGACCCCTCCGGTCTCGACCCCTCCCGCTTTTGTAAGCTTAGTGGTTAGAAAAAAAGTTTACATGTTTGGATCCTCTGGTGATTCGGCTTACAAACCCAAAGACGGTCAATGGGAAAGGTTTTGGGGTTGGAAACCGAGTTTGGGATGGTTTTCTTGTTGCGTGGTTGAAAAGGTACTGTACCGTTATCGTTCTGGAGAGTTCAAATGGTATGACACCAAGGCAGGGCACTGGAGGAAGTTAAAGGGTTTGAAAGGACTGCCTAAGTTTGTCAGCTATGGTTTTCAGTTGGTTGATTATGGTGGAAAGTTGGCGGTTGTGTGGGCCGAGCTTGTGCCTAACGGTGGCGATAAGAAAAAGGTTGTTTGGTGTGCGGTAATTACTCTTGAGAGGCCTAACAGTGGCGATGAGATTTGGGGGGAGATCGAGTGGTGTGACGTGGTATGTACAGTCCCCAAGTCGTATCAATTGGAGTATGCTCTTGATGCTACTCTCTGA
- the LOC106325435 gene encoding high-affinity nitrate transporter 3.1-like, which yields MAIKKLLFASLLICSMIQSSHGATKERLFTDLEKGSLEITATPSRTGEGVVLAAGIDKLSITWKVSSTATKEPEFKTIKVKLCYAPVSQVDRPWRKTHNELFKDKSCPHKISSFSYDPTVKTAQSFDYTLERDIPTGTYYVRAYAVDAIDHEVAFGQSTNEAKTTNLFSVQAISGRHKSLDIASVCFSVFSVVALVVFFVNEKRKAKIEQSK from the exons ATGGCGATCAAGAAGCTCCTTTTCGCGTCACTTCTAATATGCTCCATGATCCAATCCAGTCATGGTGCTACCAAAGAGAGACTATTCACTGACCTGGAGAAAGGTTCACTTGAGATCACCGCTACACCCAGCCGAACTGGAGAAGGTGTCG TTTTGGCTGCTGGAATTGATAAGTTGAGCATTACATGGAAAGTAAGCTCGACGGCTACAAAGGAGCCTGAATTTAAGACAATTAAAGTAAAGCTATGCTACGCTCCGGTCAGCCAAGTGGACCGACCATGGCGCAAGACCCATAATGAGCTCTTCAAGGACAAGAGCTGCCCACACAAGATCTCTTCATTTTCCTATGACCCCACTGTCAAAACCGCTCAATCATTCGACTATACCCTCGAGCGCGACATCCCTACAGGGACCTACTACGTTCGTGCCTACGCAGTTGATGCCATTGACCATGAAGTTGCCTTTGGACAGAGCACAAACGAGGCCAAGACAACCAATCTCTTCAGCGTTCAGGCTATTAGTGGCCGCCACAAATCCTTAGATATTGCCTCTGTCTGTTTCAGCGTCTTCTCCGTCGTGGCTCTGGTCGTCTTCTTTGTGAACGAAAAGAGGAAGGCCAAGATAGAGCAAAGCAAGTGA
- the LOC106323522 gene encoding uncharacterized protein LOC106323522: MVIERWSSFPPENFLQNMSLWIRIRHIPADFFTVKTMFRLASEIGEVEEIAYDPEVSHTKDYIRAQGIFDTTKPLKATRKLSTPGKVVTIEFEYEKIHKRCFHCLRLTHEKIRCPMLRKGAQTERRVLPDPVEEVAIAQSKRNATRPVEILEGPPGFPPLFPELSKQDLKMAMQYISNSDPTERMARIERVRQGIEDNKTEASVRLTRISGDLDKGKGHVFSYTEPSFSQLLQRQTDNALMISGIPTTSRGEEQETSSSYSSALSAPTLTSTGFQLGPSLEGRASGSLSQKKTMRRRPTSWKRKVTPKASAATEDQVGTSHASSQRNTKRKSTSPLLASDNKNLKTSEPTVASSVKPLLPQ, encoded by the coding sequence ATGGTTATAGAACGGTGGTCTTCCTTCCCCCCGGAGAACTTTCTCCAGAATATGAGCCTTTGGATTCGGATCAGACATATTCCAGCTGATTTCTTCACTGTTAAAACAATGTTTAGACTGGCTTCGGAAATTGGAGAAGTGGAGGAGATTGCCTATGACCCTGAGGTATCTCATACGAAGGACTACATCAGAGCGCAAGGGATATTTGATACCACTAAGCCACTGAAAGCAACACGGAAGCTGAGCACACCTGGAAAGGTGGTCACTATTGAGTTTGAATACGAGAAGATACACAAAAGATGCTTTCATTGCCTGCGTCTAACACATGAAAAGATCCGATGTCCTATGCTGAGGAAAGGTGCTCAGACTGAACGGAGAGTGCTCCCTGATCCTGTAGAGGAAGTGGCGATAGCCCAGAGCAAGCGTAATGCGACACGTCCAGTTGAGATCTTGGAGGGGCCACCTGGTTTTCCACCCTTGTTCCCGGAGCTATCTAAACAAGACTTGAAAATGGCTATGCAGTACATCTCAAACTCTGATCCAACAGAGAGAATGGCCAGGATTGAAAGGGTTCGGCAAGGAATTGAAGACAACAAAACAGAGGCCTCAGTGCGACTTACAAGAATCTCGGGTGATTTGGATAAAGGAAAAGGCCATGTTTTTAGTTACACGGAACCATCTTTCTCTCAGCTGCTGCAACGACAGACTGACAATGCCCTGATGATCTCTGGCATACCAACAACCTCTCGTGGAGAAGAACAAGAGACATCATCTTCATACTCTTCGGCTCTATCTGCTCCAACCTTGACTTCGACGGGTTTTCAGCTTGGCCCCTCGCTGGAGGGGCGAGCCTCCGGAAGCCTGAGTCAGAAAAAAACAATGCGCCGACGGCCCACCTCCTGGAAAAGGAAAGTGACTCCGAAAGCCAGTGCTGCAACAGAGGACCAAGTGGGCACATCTCACGCATCTTCTCAACGCAACACGAAAAGGAAATCTACTTCTCCTTTGCTCGCTTCAGACAATAAAAACCTGAAAACATCAGAACCTACGGTGGCTTCCAGTGTGAAGCCGCTGCTGCCCCAATGA
- the LOC106322669 gene encoding probable ion channel POLLUX isoform X1, with product MPNHSSRSSEKSSLFRRSKTLPTGSYRRFTTPLIPTYRYDSASDLRRDGDGGSCDSDTTNSAVAVLNSESAPSQVLATQSPSQRITKLWTHFSLTHWLKLICSFSFLYVMFLRAKVAKLEAENSILLTRCSRSSSNNENLQLEDVNNRAAVLYSVIMTIALPILLYMYLDDLSYVKNLLKRTNKKKKKEEEVPLKKRIAYSLDVCFSVYPYAKLLALLFATVVLIVYGGLALYAVSDCGVDEALWLSWTFVADSGNHADRIGVGPRIVSVAISAGGMLIFATMLGLISDAISKMVDSLRKGKSEVLESNHILILGWSDKLGSLLKQLAIANKSIGGGVVVVLAERDKEEMETDIAKFEFDLMGTSVICRSGSALILADLKKVSVSNARAIIVLGSDENADQSDARALRVVLSLTGVKEGLKGHVVVEMCDLDNEPLVKLVGGERIETVVAHDVIGRLMIQCALQPGLAQIWEDILGFENAEFYIKKWPQLDGRRFEDVLLSFPNAIPCGVKVAVDGKIVLNPSDNYVLEEGDEILVIAEDDDTYAPGSLPEVRMCHFPKMQNPPKYPEKILFCGWRRDIDDMIKVLEALLAPGSELWMFNEVPDQEREKKLTDAGLNISKLVNIRLVHRQGNAVIRRHLESLPLETFDSILILAEQSLENSIVHSDSRSLATLLLIRDIQSKRLPCKDSKSNVFPSSCWIRKMQQASDKSIVISEILDSRTKNLVSVSRISDYVLSNELVSMALAMVAEDKQINRVLEELFAEKGNELCIRPAEFYIYDQEEVCFYDIMRRARQRQEIIIGYRLAGMDQAIINPSDKSKLRKWSLDDVYVVIASCQ from the exons ATGCCGAATCATAGCTCTAGAAGCTCGGAGAAGTCGTCTCTGTTCCGGAGATCCAAAACGTTACCGACGGGATCATACCGAAGATTTACAACTCCTCTCATTCCGACTTACAGATACGACTCCGCCTCTGATCTTCGACGGGACGGTGACGGTGGCAGCTGCGACAGTGATACCACTAACTCCGCGGTGGCGGTGCTAAACTCTGAATCGGCGCCGAGTCAAGTTTTGGCGACTCAATCACCGAGTCAAAGGATCACTAAGCTGTGGACTCATTTTTCTCTTACTCATTGG CTCAAATTGATTTGTTCATTTTCTTTTCTTTACGTGATGTTTCTTAGAGCTAAAGTTGCAAAACTAGAG GCAGAGAACTCCATCCTTTTAACAAGATGTAGCAGAAGCAGTAGCAACAACGAAAATCTACAGCTGGAAGATGTTAATAATAGAGCTGCTGTTTTATACAGTGTGATTATGACTATAGCCTTACCCATTTTGTTGTACATGTATCTTGACGATCTCTCATACGTCAAGAATCTACTGAAACGAACAAACAAGAAGAAGAAGAAAGAAGAAGAGGTTCCCTTGAAGAAAAGAATAGCTTATTCATTGGATGTGTGTTTTTCAGTATATCCATATGCTAAGCTACTCGCCCTTCTCTTCGCAACAGTAGTTCTTATAGTATACGGTGGCTTAGCCTTGTATGCAGTCAGCGATTGTGGGGTCGATGAAGCCCTTTGGCTTTCGTGGACTTTTGTGGCGGATTCGGGGAACCACGCTGATAGGATAGGCGTCGGACCGAGGATAGTTTCAGTGGCTATAAGCGCAGGAGGCATGCTGATATTCGCTACAATGCTTGGACTCATTTCAGATGCTATCTCGAAGATGGTGGATTCTCTGAGGAAAGGGAAAAGCGAAGTCCTTGAAAGCAATCATATACTAATACTTGGATGGAGTGACAAATTG GGTTCCCTTTTGAAGCAGCTGGCAATAGCAAATAAAAGCATAGGTGGAGGTGTGGTGGTGGTGCTAGCGGAAAGAGACAAGGAAGAGATGGAGACTGATATTGCCAAATTCGAATTTGATTTGATGGGAACATCAGTTATATGTAGAAGTGGTAGTGCACTTATACTCGCTGATTTAAAGAAG GTTTCAGTTTCAAATGCGCGTGCTATCATTGTGCTTGGATCTGATGAAAACGCTGATCAG AGCGATGCACGTGCGTTAAGGGTGGTTCTCAGTCTAACGGGAGTGAAGGAGGGTTTGAAAGGGCATGTTGTGGTTGAAATGTGTGATCTTGACAACGAGCCATTGGTAAAGCTTGTTGGTGGGGAGCGCATTGAAACAGTTGTAGCTCATGATGTGATTGGACGCTTAATGATACAATGCGCTCTTCAACCTGGTCTTGCGCAG ATATGGGAGGATATATTGGGCTTTGAGAATGCCGAATTCTACATAAAGAAGTGGCCTCAGCTTGATGGTCGCCGTTTTGAAGATGTCCTCCTTTCATTTCCAAATGCTATTCCCTGCGGAGTGAAAGTTGCAGTGGATGGGAAGATAGTTTTGAATCCGAGTGATAACTATGTTCTGGAGGAAGGAGATGAAATACTTGTTATAGCCGAGGATGATGACACTTATGCTCCTGGTTCACTTCCTGAG GTGCGGATGTGTCATTTTCCAAAAATGCAGAATCCTCCAAAATATCCAGAGAAAATACTATTTTGTGGTTGGCGCCGTGACATTGATGATATGATCAAG GTGCTAGAAGCTCTGCTTGCGCCTGGATCTGAGTTGTGGATGTTTAATGAGGTTCCAGATCAGGAAAGAGAGAAAAAGCTGACAGATGCAGGATTGAATATATCCAAATTGGTGAATATAAGACTTGTGCATAGGCAGGGAAATGCGGTAATTAGGCGTCATTTAGAGAGTTTACCTCTAGAAACTTTTGACTCG ATCTTAATTCTTGCAGAACAGTCACTGGAAAACTCTATTGTTCATTCAGACTCCCGATCTCTTGCCACGCTTCTCCTTATTCGAGATATACAG TCTAAACGGCTTCCCTGCAAAGATTCAAAATCAAACGTGTTCCCAAGTAGCTGTTGGATCCGTAAAATGCAGCAAGCTTCAGATAAATCCATTGTGATAAGTGAAATTCTGGACTCAAGAACAAAGAACCTTGTCTCTGTCTCCAGAATAAGTGATTACGTACTATCCAACGAGCTAGTTAGTATGGCTCTTGCGATGGTCGCAGAAGATAAACAAATAAACCGTGTTTTAGAAGAGCTTTTCGCTGAGAAG GGTAACGAATTGTGCATAAGACCTGCAGAATTCTACATATATGACCAAGAAGAGGTTTGCTTCTATGATATAATGAGAAGGGCTCGTCAAAGACAAGAAATCATAATCGGTTATCGCCTTGCGGGTATGGACCAAGCTATTATAAATCCTTCAGATAAATCAAAGCTTAGAAAATGGTCGCTTGATGATGTTTATGTAGTCATTGCTTCCTGTCAGTAA
- the LOC106322669 gene encoding probable ion channel POLLUX isoform X2, translating into MPNHSSRSSEKSSLFRRSKTLPTGSYRRFTTPLIPTYRYDSASDLRRDGDGGSCDSDTTNSAVAVLNSESAPSQVLATQSPSQRITKLWTHFSLTHWLKLICSFSFLYVMFLRAKVAKLEAENSILLTRCSRSSSNNENLQLEDVNNRAAVLYSVIMTIALPILLYMYLDDLSYVKNLLKRTNKKKKKEEEVPLKKRIAYSLDVCFSVYPYAKLLALLFATVVLIVYGGLALYAVSDCGVDEALWLSWTFVADSGNHADRIGVGPRIVSVAISAGGMLIFATMLGLISDAISKMVDSLRKGKSEVLESNHILILGWSDKLGSLLKQLAIANKSIGGGVVVVLAERDKEEMETDIAKFEFDLMGTSVICRSGSALILADLKKVSVSNARAIIVLGSDENADQSDARALRVVLSLTGVKEGLKGHVVVEMCDLDNEPLVKLVGGERIETVVAHDVIGRLMIQCALQPGLAQIWEDILGFENAEFYIKKWPQLDGRRFEDVLLSFPNAIPCGVKVAVDGKIVLNPSDNYVLEEGDEILVIAEDDDTYAPGSLPENPPKYPEKILFCGWRRDIDDMIKVLEALLAPGSELWMFNEVPDQEREKKLTDAGLNISKLVNIRLVHRQGNAVIRRHLESLPLETFDSILILAEQSLENSIVHSDSRSLATLLLIRDIQSKRLPCKDSKSNVFPSSCWIRKMQQASDKSIVISEILDSRTKNLVSVSRISDYVLSNELVSMALAMVAEDKQINRVLEELFAEKGNELCIRPAEFYIYDQEEVCFYDIMRRARQRQEIIIGYRLAGMDQAIINPSDKSKLRKWSLDDVYVVIASCQ; encoded by the exons ATGCCGAATCATAGCTCTAGAAGCTCGGAGAAGTCGTCTCTGTTCCGGAGATCCAAAACGTTACCGACGGGATCATACCGAAGATTTACAACTCCTCTCATTCCGACTTACAGATACGACTCCGCCTCTGATCTTCGACGGGACGGTGACGGTGGCAGCTGCGACAGTGATACCACTAACTCCGCGGTGGCGGTGCTAAACTCTGAATCGGCGCCGAGTCAAGTTTTGGCGACTCAATCACCGAGTCAAAGGATCACTAAGCTGTGGACTCATTTTTCTCTTACTCATTGG CTCAAATTGATTTGTTCATTTTCTTTTCTTTACGTGATGTTTCTTAGAGCTAAAGTTGCAAAACTAGAG GCAGAGAACTCCATCCTTTTAACAAGATGTAGCAGAAGCAGTAGCAACAACGAAAATCTACAGCTGGAAGATGTTAATAATAGAGCTGCTGTTTTATACAGTGTGATTATGACTATAGCCTTACCCATTTTGTTGTACATGTATCTTGACGATCTCTCATACGTCAAGAATCTACTGAAACGAACAAACAAGAAGAAGAAGAAAGAAGAAGAGGTTCCCTTGAAGAAAAGAATAGCTTATTCATTGGATGTGTGTTTTTCAGTATATCCATATGCTAAGCTACTCGCCCTTCTCTTCGCAACAGTAGTTCTTATAGTATACGGTGGCTTAGCCTTGTATGCAGTCAGCGATTGTGGGGTCGATGAAGCCCTTTGGCTTTCGTGGACTTTTGTGGCGGATTCGGGGAACCACGCTGATAGGATAGGCGTCGGACCGAGGATAGTTTCAGTGGCTATAAGCGCAGGAGGCATGCTGATATTCGCTACAATGCTTGGACTCATTTCAGATGCTATCTCGAAGATGGTGGATTCTCTGAGGAAAGGGAAAAGCGAAGTCCTTGAAAGCAATCATATACTAATACTTGGATGGAGTGACAAATTG GGTTCCCTTTTGAAGCAGCTGGCAATAGCAAATAAAAGCATAGGTGGAGGTGTGGTGGTGGTGCTAGCGGAAAGAGACAAGGAAGAGATGGAGACTGATATTGCCAAATTCGAATTTGATTTGATGGGAACATCAGTTATATGTAGAAGTGGTAGTGCACTTATACTCGCTGATTTAAAGAAG GTTTCAGTTTCAAATGCGCGTGCTATCATTGTGCTTGGATCTGATGAAAACGCTGATCAG AGCGATGCACGTGCGTTAAGGGTGGTTCTCAGTCTAACGGGAGTGAAGGAGGGTTTGAAAGGGCATGTTGTGGTTGAAATGTGTGATCTTGACAACGAGCCATTGGTAAAGCTTGTTGGTGGGGAGCGCATTGAAACAGTTGTAGCTCATGATGTGATTGGACGCTTAATGATACAATGCGCTCTTCAACCTGGTCTTGCGCAG ATATGGGAGGATATATTGGGCTTTGAGAATGCCGAATTCTACATAAAGAAGTGGCCTCAGCTTGATGGTCGCCGTTTTGAAGATGTCCTCCTTTCATTTCCAAATGCTATTCCCTGCGGAGTGAAAGTTGCAGTGGATGGGAAGATAGTTTTGAATCCGAGTGATAACTATGTTCTGGAGGAAGGAGATGAAATACTTGTTATAGCCGAGGATGATGACACTTATGCTCCTGGTTCACTTCCTGAG AATCCTCCAAAATATCCAGAGAAAATACTATTTTGTGGTTGGCGCCGTGACATTGATGATATGATCAAG GTGCTAGAAGCTCTGCTTGCGCCTGGATCTGAGTTGTGGATGTTTAATGAGGTTCCAGATCAGGAAAGAGAGAAAAAGCTGACAGATGCAGGATTGAATATATCCAAATTGGTGAATATAAGACTTGTGCATAGGCAGGGAAATGCGGTAATTAGGCGTCATTTAGAGAGTTTACCTCTAGAAACTTTTGACTCG ATCTTAATTCTTGCAGAACAGTCACTGGAAAACTCTATTGTTCATTCAGACTCCCGATCTCTTGCCACGCTTCTCCTTATTCGAGATATACAG TCTAAACGGCTTCCCTGCAAAGATTCAAAATCAAACGTGTTCCCAAGTAGCTGTTGGATCCGTAAAATGCAGCAAGCTTCAGATAAATCCATTGTGATAAGTGAAATTCTGGACTCAAGAACAAAGAACCTTGTCTCTGTCTCCAGAATAAGTGATTACGTACTATCCAACGAGCTAGTTAGTATGGCTCTTGCGATGGTCGCAGAAGATAAACAAATAAACCGTGTTTTAGAAGAGCTTTTCGCTGAGAAG GGTAACGAATTGTGCATAAGACCTGCAGAATTCTACATATATGACCAAGAAGAGGTTTGCTTCTATGATATAATGAGAAGGGCTCGTCAAAGACAAGAAATCATAATCGGTTATCGCCTTGCGGGTATGGACCAAGCTATTATAAATCCTTCAGATAAATCAAAGCTTAGAAAATGGTCGCTTGATGATGTTTATGTAGTCATTGCTTCCTGTCAGTAA